The genomic region TGGACATCGAAGGTTTCGGTCCGGCGGTCACCGAGCAGATCCTGGGAAGCGGCCTCATCGGGGACGTGGGCGACATCTACCGCCTGACCCGCGAGCAGCTCGGGACGCTGGAGCGCATGGGCGAGAAATCCGCCGGCAACCTGCTTGGAGGCATCGAAGCCAGCAAGGACCGCCCCCTGGACCGCCTGCTTTTCAGCCTGGGCATCCCCCACGTTGGGGAGCGGGCCGCCCGGCAGATCGCCGAGCGCTTCCGCTCCATCGAAGCCATCAAGGCGGCATCGGCAGAGGAACTGGTCGCCGTACCGGAGATCGGTCCGAAGATCGCCGAGAGCGTCGTCTCTTTCTTCCATAACGAACGGAACCTCGAGATCGTCGATAAGCTAAAAGCGGCCGGCCTTCGCATGTACCTGGAAGCGCCGGATAGTGGTGCGGAAGGCAGCACGGAAAGCGGCACGGAAAACGGCGCGGAATCCCGAGCGTTCGCGGACAAGATCGTCGTCATCACGGGCACGTTGCCAAACTACTCCCGCGAAGAGATGTCCGGGGAGATCGAAGCAGCGGGCGGGCGGGTGACGTCCAGCGTGAGCAAGAAGACGGACTACCTGGTCGCCGGCGAAAACGCCGGTTCCAAACTGAAGAAGGCCCAGTCCCTTGGTGTCGAAATACTGAACGAGGAAGAAACCATAGCCCGCATCAATGAAGCCCGCATTTCAGGAGAGCAGTCCCCATGAATGCCTATGGCTGCCAATCCATGGTGCGCCCGCTGAAACGGGTGCTGGTCAAGCGCCCGGAAGAAGCCTACGAAAGCCAGGATCGGATCGACGGGCAGTGGCGCGACCTGGACTACCTGGCCAGGCCGGAATTCGACCAGGCGGTAGAGGAACACCGGCAGTTCACCGCCCTGCTCGAAGCGGCGGGCGCCGAGGTGGCGTGCCTGCCGGCCGACCGCCGGACGGGTCTCGACTCGCTCTATACCCACGATCCCGTGGCCTCCGTGACCGACCAGGGCGTGATCCTGGGCCGCATGGGCAAGGACGCCCGCATGGAGGAGCCGGACGCCCTGGCGGACTGGTTCGCCGGAGCGGGCATCCCCGTGGCGGGACGTATCGAGCCGTCCGGCAGCGTCGAAGGCGGCGACGTGGTCTGGCTCAGGGACAACCTGGCCGTCATCGGGCTGACCTACCGCACCAACGGCGAGGGGATCCGCCAGTTCCAGGAACTGCTGCGGCCACGCGGCATCGACGTGGTGGCCGTCCCCATGGTCCACTGGGACGGTCCGGGCGCGGTGCTGCACCTCATGTCCGTCATCAGCCTGCTGGATACGGACCTTGCGGCCGTCTATGAACGGCTCCTGCCCATCCCCTTCCGGGAGATGCTGACCGCCCTGGGCATCGGCCTGGTGGCGGTGCCGGACGAGGAGTACGACAGTCTCGGCTGCAACGTGCTGGCCGTAGGACCCCGCCACGTCATCGTGCGAAGCGGCAATCCGGTTACGGTGGACCGCATGCGGAAAGCCGGCTGCCGGGTCGAAACATTTAACGGCGATCACATCTGCTACGCGGGCAGCGGCGGGCCGACCTGCCTGACGCGCCCGGTACTGCGGGCGTGAACAAGGTCGCTAACAATGGAAGATCTCTCATGGAAAAATACCGGGCAGGCTTCATCGGTTGCGGCGGCATCGCCACCGCCCACGCGGACGGATACCGCCACGTGGAGAACGCCGAGATCGAACTGATCGCGGGTTCGGACATTCATCCGGAAGGGGAGAAGGCGCAGCATCTCGCCCGGGAACACGGCATCCGGCTGTACGCGGACCATCGCGAAATGCTGGAGCGGGAACAACTCGACCTGGTGAGCGTATGCACCTGGCCCCGCGGCCACTGCGAAGCCACGATCGCGGCGGTGGAAAACGGCGCGAGGGGCATCCTGTGCGAGAAACCCATGGCCGTGTCCCTGGACGAGGCCGACCGGATGATCGGGGCCTGCGAGAAAGCCGGCGCCGCCCTCGCCATCGGCCACGCCCACCGTTTTTCGCCCCAGGCCGTCCAGGCGCGCGTATGGGTCCAGGCCGGGGAAATCGGGGAGGTCGCCATGATCTGGGGCCACTGCACCCTCGACCTGATGAACAACGGCACCCACGTCATCGACCTGATCAGCTACCTGAACGGCGACAGCCCGCCCCGGTGGGTCATGGGCCAGATCGACCGCCGCAACCGGATCGAAGGACGGCGCAACCATCCGGACATGCCGGCCGAAGACATGGCGATCGGTCGGGTCGGCTACGAAAACGGCGTCGTGGGCTTCATCGAACTGGGCGAACGTGCGAGCCAGTCCTTCTCCTTCCGGATCATCGGCTCCGACGGCATCATAGAAGTGAACAGCCCCGACGGGCCGCCACTGAAAATGCTGTCCAGCTATCGTTCGGACGGATGGCACGTGCCGCGACTGGAAGAGACTTATTCGAATATCTGCGGCGAGCTGGAGGAACTGGTCTCCGCCGTGGAAGGCCGCGGCGCCCACCGGTCCGAGGCGAAGATCGCCCGCACGGCCCTGGAGACCATCATGGGCATCTTCGAGTCCTCCGCGCGGCGACGCGTA from Gemmatimonadota bacterium harbors:
- a CDS encoding amidinotransferase; amino-acid sequence: MNAYGCQSMVRPLKRVLVKRPEEAYESQDRIDGQWRDLDYLARPEFDQAVEEHRQFTALLEAAGAEVACLPADRRTGLDSLYTHDPVASVTDQGVILGRMGKDARMEEPDALADWFAGAGIPVAGRIEPSGSVEGGDVVWLRDNLAVIGLTYRTNGEGIRQFQELLRPRGIDVVAVPMVHWDGPGAVLHLMSVISLLDTDLAAVYERLLPIPFREMLTALGIGLVAVPDEEYDSLGCNVLAVGPRHVIVRSGNPVTVDRMRKAGCRVETFNGDHICYAGSGGPTCLTRPVLRA
- a CDS encoding Gfo/Idh/MocA family oxidoreductase; translated protein: MEKYRAGFIGCGGIATAHADGYRHVENAEIELIAGSDIHPEGEKAQHLAREHGIRLYADHREMLEREQLDLVSVCTWPRGHCEATIAAVENGARGILCEKPMAVSLDEADRMIGACEKAGAALAIGHAHRFSPQAVQARVWVQAGEIGEVAMIWGHCTLDLMNNGTHVIDLISYLNGDSPPRWVMGQIDRRNRIEGRRNHPDMPAEDMAIGRVGYENGVVGFIELGERASQSFSFRIIGSDGIIEVNSPDGPPLKMLSSYRSDGWHVPRLEETYSNICGELEELVSAVEGRGAHRSEAKIARTALETIMGIFESSARRRVLEFPIDVGDFVLERMVREGLV